The following coding sequences lie in one Babylonia areolata isolate BAREFJ2019XMU chromosome 7, ASM4173473v1, whole genome shotgun sequence genomic window:
- the LOC143283822 gene encoding carbohydrate sulfotransferase 11-like — MKLKMSIWSCLVVGLSVSICGLVYLSTGKTTVMKPPTPPGFVSDQNETLADYVWRQCQHKHMVSSSPKPRSLSHLLVDDKNKVLFCYIPKVACSNWRRLLLVLRGRVSAADMMKISVHSHPAQGWLPSLRSYNLTAVRYRLRHYFKFVFVRDPLERLLSAWRNKFQSNFSTSIAFRRAYVHRIVQRYRDVSNRSSLGRRASGRLMIGFDEFLRYVVDRSAGGMDEHWERFHRLCLPCAVHYDFVGKYETMEEDAGHVLQLLNASHKVSFPKRSAFYLHKPTSVFVSQYYRNLSASLLKRVAESYDVDFDLFNYSVPEYMNK, encoded by the exons ATGAAGCTCAAGATGTCCATTTGGTCCTGTCTGGTGGTCGGATTGTCCGTCAGTATCTGCGGGCTGGTTTACCTTTCCACTGGCAAGACAACTGTCATGAAg CCACCAACCCCTCCAGGCTTTGTCAGTGATCAGAATGAAACGTTGGCGGATTACGTGTGGAGGCAGTGTCAGCATAAACACATGGTGTCATCATCGCCAAAGCCACGATCGCTCAGTCATCTCCTTGTCGACGATAAAAACAAG gtGCTGTTCTGTTACATCCCCAAGGTGGCCTGCAGCAACTGGCGGCGTCTGCTGCTGGTTCTGAGAGGGCGTGTCAGTGCCGCTGACATGATGAAGATCTCCGTTCACAGCCATCCCGCCCAGGGCTGGCTGCCTTCCCTCAGAAGCTACAACCTGACAGCCGTCCGCTACCGCCTGCGCCACTACTTCAAGTTCGTCTTCGTCAGAGACCCCCTGGAGCGGCTCTTGTCAGCATGGCGCAACAAATTCCAATCTAACTTTTCCACCTCCATTGCTTTCAGGAGGGCTTACGTCCATAGGATAGTGCAGCGCTATCGGGACGTTTCAAACCGGAGCAGCTTAGGTCGTCGCGCCTCGGGCCGGCTGATGATTGGTTTTGACGAGTTTCTGCGCTACGTCGTGGATAGGTCTGCAGGCGGGATGGACGAGCACTGGGAACGGTTCCACCGACTGTGTCTGCCTTGTGCGGTGCACTACGACTTTGTTGGGAAGTACGAGACAATGGAGGAAGACGCTGGTCACGTGCTCCAGTTGCTGAACGCTTCTCACAAAGTCAGCTTTCCCAAACGTTCCGCCTTCTACCTTCACAAACCCACGTCAGTGTTTGTCAGTCAGTATTACCGAAACTTGTCTGCTTCACTGCTGAAAAGGGTCGCGGAATCGTATGACGTTGATTTTGACTTATTCAATTATTCCGTTCCAGAATAcatgaacaaatag